In Geopsychrobacter electrodiphilus DSM 16401, a single window of DNA contains:
- a CDS encoding lipoprotein-releasing ABC transporter permease subunit — protein MSFEWFVSLRYLRAKRKQTFISVISFISIFGVMLGVAALILVLAVMTGFTNGVRQQILGNVPHVLVQRFGEGIRDHQKLEAAARKLPQVVSVTPFVSREAMLLSHGNVAAVSVKGVEREHKVFKQDLLQIKDVNPIDGVFGANLKRPGIIIGLDTATTLGVAVGDSINVIPPLFNITPFGMIPKMKPFRIVGIFEKPSSLIDSFYAYINIETAQQFFESTGEVTGIEIEVQRFDQAPQVSGELSRQFPFPYIIRPWQSLYGSFLSALKLEKLGLFIVLAIIVLVAAFNIATTLIMVVMEKNRDIAILRAMGATASSIMKIFVFEGAIIGVLGTSLGTLFGVGLAHYADAIIKWLESEFGIRIFDQAVYGMEHFPSELVLSDVISVVVVALAISLAATIYPAWRASRMDPAEALRYE, from the coding sequence GTGTCCTTCGAATGGTTTGTCAGCCTGCGTTATCTGCGGGCCAAGCGCAAGCAGACCTTTATTTCGGTCATCTCCTTCATTTCGATCTTCGGTGTGATGCTGGGGGTGGCGGCCTTGATTCTGGTGCTCGCAGTGATGACCGGTTTTACCAACGGGGTTCGGCAGCAGATCCTCGGCAATGTGCCGCATGTGCTGGTTCAGCGCTTTGGTGAGGGGATTCGCGATCACCAGAAGCTGGAGGCGGCCGCACGCAAGCTGCCGCAGGTGGTTTCCGTTACCCCGTTTGTCTCACGTGAGGCGATGCTGCTCTCCCACGGCAATGTCGCCGCGGTCAGCGTTAAGGGGGTTGAACGCGAGCACAAGGTTTTTAAACAGGATCTGCTCCAGATAAAAGACGTCAATCCCATCGATGGCGTCTTTGGTGCGAACCTGAAACGCCCCGGCATCATTATTGGCCTCGACACGGCAACGACGCTCGGGGTGGCTGTCGGTGACAGTATCAATGTGATCCCGCCGCTCTTCAACATTACCCCGTTCGGGATGATCCCCAAAATGAAGCCGTTTCGGATTGTCGGCATCTTTGAAAAGCCGAGCAGTCTGATCGACAGCTTTTACGCCTACATTAATATTGAAACGGCTCAGCAGTTTTTTGAATCGACCGGTGAAGTCACCGGCATTGAAATTGAGGTGCAGCGGTTCGATCAGGCCCCACAGGTTTCGGGGGAGTTGAGTCGTCAGTTTCCTTTCCCCTACATCATCCGTCCCTGGCAGAGTCTTTACGGTTCCTTCCTGAGTGCTCTCAAGCTCGAAAAGCTCGGTCTGTTTATTGTGCTGGCGATTATCGTTCTGGTTGCGGCGTTCAATATTGCGACCACGCTGATCATGGTGGTGATGGAGAAAAACCGTGACATCGCCATATTGCGTGCCATGGGTGCGACGGCGAGCAGTATTATGAAAATTTTCGTTTTCGAGGGGGCGATCATCGGAGTTCTGGGGACCTCGCTCGGTACTCTTTTCGGTGTGGGGCTGGCTCATTACGCCGACGCGATTATCAAGTGGCTCGAGTCGGAATTTGGGATCCGGATTTTCGATCAGGCAGTTTACGGCATGGAACATTTTCCTTCAGAGCTGGTCTTGTCTGACGTGATTTCCGTGGTCGTGGTTGCGCTGGCAATTTCTCTGGCAGCGACCATTTACCCCGCATGGCGGGCTTCGCGTATGGACCCCGCCGAAGCCTTGCGCTATGAGTAG
- a CDS encoding ABC transporter ATP-binding protein: MIRISNVNKYFNIVGGQLHVLRDIDLKIDVGQRIAIVGTSGAGKTTLMHIMGGLDRPTDGEVLFEERNLFALKGAALDAFRNQTIGFVFQFHQLLPEFTALENVMMPLLISGQSRSQARGTAADVLAETGLGKRLEHKPGALSGGEQQRVAIARALIQKPRLLLADEPTGNLDRRTSDEIFVLLEKLHCSHNLTMVIVTHNDQLAARMDRVVRIEDGRLVADDLN, encoded by the coding sequence ATGATCCGAATCTCTAATGTTAATAAGTATTTTAATATTGTTGGCGGTCAGTTGCATGTCCTGCGCGACATCGACCTGAAGATTGATGTCGGACAGCGGATTGCTATTGTCGGGACTTCAGGTGCGGGCAAGACGACCTTGATGCATATCATGGGGGGGCTTGATCGTCCGACAGATGGAGAGGTTTTGTTCGAGGAACGAAACCTGTTTGCCCTGAAGGGGGCAGCACTCGATGCTTTTCGTAATCAAACCATCGGTTTTGTGTTTCAGTTCCATCAACTGCTGCCCGAATTTACCGCTCTGGAAAATGTGATGATGCCGCTGCTGATTTCTGGCCAGTCCCGCTCTCAGGCGCGGGGGACTGCAGCTGATGTTCTCGCAGAAACCGGGCTCGGGAAACGGTTGGAACATAAGCCCGGAGCTCTTTCTGGCGGCGAACAGCAGCGAGTGGCGATTGCACGCGCCCTGATTCAGAAGCCAAGGCTGTTGCTGGCAGATGAGCCGACCGGCAATCTTGATCGCCGCACCTCTGATGAAATTTTTGTTCTGCTTGAGAAATTGCATTGCAGCCATAACCTGACCATGGTGATCGTGACCCATAATGATCAACTCGCGGCCAGGATGGACCGGGTGGTGCGCATCGAAGATGGTCGGTTAGTCGCTGATGATCTGAATTAA
- the bamA gene encoding outer membrane protein assembly factor BamA has translation MLRRIFITCLTLFFLVPLAHADSLKFSNIRLEGNDRVEGSSVRAVLTVKPGQDVSLEDIDRDLRAIFSLGKFDDVTADVREEGGAKVLVFIVHERPLVREFRFVGLKKLTEEKLRPLVTMRVPGIYDPVKIKQSVAAIEKLYHTEGYYAVKVTPELKTDKRNESVLTFNISEGTKVLIDQIVFEGNHVVTSKELKNAMMTKKRWIWSWITDRGTYKAEQIPYDIDLMTSLYYDRGYMDVKIKQPQISMVDGGKHMKLLFEIEEGPQYRAGSVSLVGDLIKPRKELEPLITLKEGDVFSRTELRNSVLALTDLYADQGYANVNVVPLTNKDTEEKKISLKFKIEKGALIHIEKINISGNTITRDKVLRRELSLVEGDLYSATKIKTSRSRLKNLGYFEDINVSTSPGSRSDTDDLNVAVTEKPTGSFSIGAGYSSVDHLIAQGSISQANFLGYGLKLNASATLGGSSQLYSVGVTDPYFLDTHWTAGFDLYKSERDWTDFSQKATGGALKIGHPLGQYSQGLLTYRYEEKEIYGVASYVTDPSILDQVGLSTLSSLTGTLTRNTTDYRLDPSRGGVSAFTAEYAGLGGTDKFAKFDLSHRQFFPLFWKTVLSLNGDIGYVLKTTGAEIPVSEKFFLGGLRSIRGFRTREVGPTDSGGTFIGGEKSAYFNLEFLFPLNEEYKVKGVLFADSGNAWKESQNYFSDMRYSAGYGIRWLSPLGPLRFEWGYNLSPRGTEKSSVFEFSIGSFF, from the coding sequence ATGCTACGTAGAATTTTTATAACCTGTTTGACCCTGTTTTTTCTGGTCCCTTTGGCCCATGCGGATAGCCTCAAATTTTCCAATATCCGATTGGAAGGGAATGACCGGGTGGAGGGATCTTCGGTCCGGGCGGTATTGACGGTGAAACCCGGTCAGGATGTTTCCCTTGAAGATATCGATCGCGACCTTCGGGCGATCTTCAGTTTGGGGAAGTTTGATGACGTCACTGCGGACGTACGTGAAGAAGGTGGCGCCAAGGTTTTGGTTTTCATTGTTCACGAACGGCCACTTGTCAGGGAATTTCGCTTTGTCGGTTTAAAAAAGTTGACCGAGGAGAAATTGCGGCCTCTTGTCACAATGCGTGTTCCCGGGATCTATGATCCCGTCAAAATTAAGCAGAGTGTCGCGGCAATTGAAAAGCTGTATCACACCGAAGGTTATTATGCGGTAAAGGTCACTCCTGAGCTGAAAACAGATAAGCGGAATGAAAGTGTCCTGACGTTTAATATCTCCGAGGGGACTAAAGTTCTGATTGATCAAATCGTATTTGAAGGGAATCATGTTGTAACGAGTAAAGAGCTTAAAAATGCTATGATGACGAAAAAACGCTGGATCTGGTCCTGGATTACGGATCGTGGCACATATAAAGCCGAACAGATTCCGTATGATATAGATTTGATGACATCCCTCTACTATGATCGCGGATATATGGATGTGAAGATAAAACAGCCTCAGATCAGCATGGTCGATGGCGGGAAACACATGAAGTTGCTGTTTGAAATTGAGGAAGGTCCACAATATCGGGCAGGGAGTGTCAGCCTGGTCGGTGACCTTATTAAGCCCCGCAAAGAGCTTGAACCTCTGATAACCCTCAAGGAGGGAGATGTTTTTAGTCGCACCGAGTTGCGCAATTCTGTCCTTGCTTTGACCGATTTGTATGCGGACCAGGGTTACGCCAATGTGAACGTTGTTCCCTTAACTAATAAGGATACTGAGGAGAAGAAGATAAGTCTCAAGTTCAAAATCGAAAAGGGGGCGTTGATCCATATCGAAAAGATCAATATCAGTGGCAACACCATTACGCGGGACAAGGTCTTGCGCCGGGAACTCTCTCTGGTTGAGGGGGATCTTTATAGTGCAACGAAAATCAAAACCAGTCGTAGCCGGCTTAAAAATCTCGGATATTTCGAAGATATTAATGTTTCTACTTCGCCGGGAAGCCGGAGTGACACCGATGATTTGAATGTTGCAGTCACGGAAAAACCGACAGGCAGTTTTTCCATCGGCGCGGGTTACTCATCTGTCGATCACCTGATCGCTCAGGGCTCAATATCGCAGGCCAACTTTTTAGGGTATGGCCTGAAACTTAATGCCTCAGCCACGCTGGGGGGGTCTTCACAGCTCTATAGTGTCGGCGTGACCGATCCCTACTTTCTGGATACGCATTGGACCGCAGGGTTTGATTTGTACAAATCGGAGCGCGACTGGACCGACTTCTCACAAAAAGCGACCGGTGGCGCCCTCAAAATTGGCCATCCCCTGGGGCAATATTCCCAGGGTCTTCTAACCTATCGTTATGAAGAGAAAGAAATCTACGGTGTTGCCAGTTATGTCACCGATCCCTCAATACTTGATCAAGTCGGGCTGTCAACTCTTTCGTCTCTGACCGGCACTCTGACCCGCAATACAACGGATTATCGTTTAGATCCATCTCGTGGCGGGGTCTCGGCCTTTACCGCAGAATATGCCGGTCTGGGCGGGACTGACAAGTTTGCCAAGTTTGATCTCAGCCATCGGCAGTTTTTCCCACTGTTCTGGAAAACGGTACTCTCGCTTAATGGAGATATCGGTTATGTCTTGAAAACGACCGGCGCCGAGATTCCTGTCAGTGAAAAATTCTTCCTCGGGGGGTTACGGTCAATTCGGGGCTTCAGGACCCGCGAAGTCGGCCCTACGGACTCTGGCGGGACCTTTATCGGAGGTGAAAAATCGGCCTATTTTAATCTCGAATTTCTCTTCCCCCTCAACGAAGAATACAAGGTTAAAGGCGTACTCTTTGCCGACAGTGGCAACGCCTGGAAGGAGAGTCAGAATTACTTTTCGGATATGCGTTACAGCGCCGGGTATGGAATCCGCTGGTTGAGCCCATTGGGGCCGTTGCGCTTCGAATGGGGCTATAACCTATCCCCAAGAGGGACTGAAAAGAGCTCAGTCTTTGAATTCAGTATCGGTTCGTTCTTTTAA
- a CDS encoding OmpH family outer membrane protein: MKKIVLAAILLFVASTTFAAGGVGFIDLQKALNLSNAGVKAKADIGQQVKKYEAKVTAEQDALKEMKSELDKQSVLLSDEARSKKEREFQQRAKEFQRFTKDIQDELKQKDADFTKRIIDQILKVTRKLGKEKGYVIVLEKSESSLVYGDSSVDLTDDVIKAYNASN; encoded by the coding sequence ATGAAAAAAATTGTTTTGGCGGCCATCCTTTTGTTTGTTGCCTCGACCACTTTTGCTGCCGGCGGAGTTGGTTTTATCGATTTACAGAAGGCTTTGAACCTGAGCAATGCCGGAGTTAAAGCCAAGGCAGATATTGGGCAACAGGTAAAAAAATACGAAGCCAAGGTCACAGCCGAACAGGACGCTCTCAAGGAGATGAAAAGCGAACTCGATAAGCAGTCCGTTTTGCTGTCCGACGAAGCGCGCTCCAAAAAAGAACGCGAATTTCAACAGCGGGCCAAGGAATTTCAACGGTTCACTAAAGACATTCAGGATGAGTTGAAACAAAAAGACGCAGATTTTACCAAACGCATTATTGACCAAATTCTTAAGGTGACGCGTAAACTTGGCAAAGAAAAAGGTTATGTCATTGTTCTTGAAAAGAGCGAAAGTTCACTTGTCTATGGGGATTCTTCCGTTGATCTGACGGATGATGTGATCAAGGCTTATAACGCAAGCAACTAG
- the lpxD gene encoding UDP-3-O-(3-hydroxymyristoyl)glucosamine N-acyltransferase — protein MATLDQLARLVGAQVVGDGRIEISRIRTIDQAGTGDLTFLTNPKYLPYLEKCQASAVIMAPGTEAPGKNLLVCPNPYLAFAKILTELRGEAYPYVGILPGAVVAPSAKIGQNVSIYPGCVVGDNVVIGDNCMIFPNVVIYADVRIGSDCLIHAGCLIREQTQIGNRVILQPGAILGSDGFGFAPDGEAYFKIPQVGIVVLEDDVELGSCCCIDRAALGETRIKKGCKIDNMVHVAHNVEIGGDSVIAAQTGIAGSSRIGRHATFGGQSAVSGHVTLGDNITLAGKGGAAQNLDGNQIYSGTPAIPHKQWLKSSLVFGRLPEMRREISALQKRLLELEDQIKELNR, from the coding sequence ATGGCGACACTTGATCAACTCGCAAGATTAGTCGGCGCGCAGGTTGTTGGCGATGGTCGGATCGAAATATCCAGAATCCGCACAATTGACCAGGCGGGTACTGGTGATCTGACGTTTCTGACCAATCCGAAGTATTTGCCTTATCTGGAAAAGTGTCAGGCCTCGGCAGTTATTATGGCGCCTGGAACCGAAGCTCCAGGCAAGAATCTGCTGGTCTGTCCAAACCCTTATCTGGCCTTCGCCAAAATTCTTACTGAATTGCGTGGTGAGGCCTACCCGTATGTCGGGATTTTACCGGGAGCGGTTGTTGCGCCCTCGGCGAAAATAGGACAGAACGTCAGTATTTACCCGGGGTGCGTGGTTGGAGATAATGTCGTCATCGGCGATAATTGCATGATTTTCCCGAATGTGGTGATTTATGCCGATGTCCGGATCGGGAGTGATTGTTTGATTCATGCCGGGTGTCTGATCCGTGAGCAGACCCAGATCGGCAATCGGGTCATCCTGCAACCGGGCGCTATCCTCGGCTCTGATGGTTTTGGTTTTGCTCCTGATGGCGAAGCCTACTTCAAAATTCCGCAAGTCGGGATCGTGGTGCTTGAGGATGATGTTGAACTCGGTTCCTGCTGCTGCATCGACCGCGCGGCACTTGGCGAAACACGGATTAAAAAAGGCTGCAAAATCGATAATATGGTGCATGTCGCGCACAATGTTGAAATCGGTGGTGATTCGGTTATCGCCGCCCAGACCGGTATTGCAGGCAGCAGTCGTATCGGTCGGCATGCGACCTTTGGCGGACAGTCGGCCGTAAGCGGGCATGTCACTCTCGGCGACAATATTACCCTCGCCGGCAAGGGTGGGGCAGCGCAAAATCTGGACGGGAACCAGATTTATTCAGGAACCCCGGCCATCCCCCATAAACAATGGTTGAAATCTTCTCTTGTATTCGGGCGGTTGCCTGAAATGCGTCGTGAAATATCCGCTCTGCAGAAACGTTTGCTGGAGCTTGAAGATCAAATCAAGGAGCTGAACAGATGA
- the fabZ gene encoding 3-hydroxyacyl-ACP dehydratase FabZ, with protein MISLDTMDILNLLPHRYPFLLIDRLEEVEEGIKCVGFKNVTINEPFFQGHFPGHPIMPGVLILEAMAQVGGAYIAATSKAEKEQVTYFVGINNARFRRPVRPGDQLRMEVEFISTRRGIHVFFGKAYVGESLVAEAELKATFVDK; from the coding sequence ATGATTAGTCTCGATACGATGGATATCCTGAATCTCCTGCCTCACCGTTATCCATTTTTGTTAATTGATCGACTAGAAGAAGTGGAAGAGGGAATCAAATGTGTGGGGTTCAAAAATGTGACAATTAATGAGCCTTTTTTCCAGGGACATTTCCCTGGTCATCCCATTATGCCTGGGGTGTTAATTCTCGAAGCGATGGCCCAGGTTGGTGGGGCCTATATCGCGGCAACCAGCAAGGCAGAAAAAGAGCAGGTGACCTACTTTGTGGGTATCAATAACGCGCGATTCCGTAGGCCGGTAAGGCCAGGGGATCAACTGCGTATGGAAGTCGAATTTATCTCAACCCGACGCGGGATCCACGTTTTTTTCGGTAAAGCTTATGTCGGGGAAAGTTTGGTTGCCGAAGCTGAATTGAAAGCCACTTTTGTCGATAAGTAA
- the lpxA gene encoding acyl-ACP--UDP-N-acetylglucosamine O-acyltransferase produces the protein MIHPTAIIAPGAKLAADVCVGPYAVIGEHVSIGSGTTVGPHSVIEGRTTIGIDNQIFQFASIGAVPQDLKFHGEQTTLIIGDRNKIREFTTLHLGTEDGGAVTRVGDDNLFMAYSHVAHDCLVGNHVILANCATLAGHVVVDDYAIMGGLSAVHQFTRVGAHVMASGGSMIAQDVPPYTIVQGDRAKVVGLNLVGLKRRGFPAAVLKSIKQAYKLVFRSGMKLDEAIAEIERTLDVSAELDLFTHFLKKSERGLAR, from the coding sequence ATGATTCATCCGACCGCTATTATTGCCCCGGGTGCCAAGCTTGCCGCCGATGTTTGTGTTGGACCCTACGCCGTTATTGGTGAACACGTCAGTATTGGTTCAGGAACCACGGTTGGGCCCCATTCGGTGATAGAGGGGCGCACAACGATCGGGATAGACAATCAGATATTCCAGTTTGCTTCGATCGGTGCCGTGCCGCAAGATTTGAAATTCCATGGTGAGCAAACGACGCTGATCATTGGTGATCGTAACAAAATCCGAGAGTTCACAACTCTCCACCTTGGAACCGAGGATGGAGGGGCGGTGACACGGGTCGGTGATGACAACCTGTTTATGGCCTATTCCCATGTTGCTCATGACTGCCTGGTTGGAAATCATGTCATCCTGGCGAATTGTGCAACCCTGGCGGGTCATGTCGTGGTGGATGATTATGCGATTATGGGAGGCCTGTCAGCTGTTCACCAGTTTACCCGGGTCGGTGCCCATGTTATGGCGAGTGGCGGTTCGATGATCGCGCAGGATGTCCCCCCCTATACCATTGTTCAGGGAGACCGCGCCAAGGTAGTGGGGTTGAATCTTGTTGGGTTAAAACGACGCGGTTTTCCTGCTGCGGTTTTAAAGTCGATCAAGCAGGCATATAAACTCGTCTTTCGCTCCGGGATGAAGCTTGATGAGGCGATCGCGGAGATTGAGCGGACCCTCGATGTTTCAGCCGAACTGGATCTGTTTACCCATTTTCTTAAAAAAAGTGAACGTGGTCTGGCCCGTTAG
- the lpxB gene encoding lipid-A-disaccharide synthase: MHKDVNPLKKVMIVAGESSGDLHGGNLIQAAKEQGFGLSFYGVGGRRMREAGCRILFPAEDLAVMGLVEVVGHLPTIRNRFKRLEAQLRGAEKPDLLLLIDYPGFNLRLAKVAREVGVPVLYYIAPKVWAWKKGRIKTIGERVNQLALIFPFEPPLYANQPLNATYVGNPLLDEFDRAQPITDLRQRLNVSPSVPLIGLFPGSRKSELKFCFATLIETAHQILQQKPEARFVLPVAPSLDLNEIKKLLAGTDLPIELSQESIYAIASACNAVLCVSGTVTLQTALCRTPMVVIYKAAFISYLVGSLLVKIPYFSLVNIVAERGVVREFLQYQANAENLTAELLRLLDDQEYREQIIQGLEMVCYKLGQPGTSKRVARMAADICFRKE; this comes from the coding sequence ATGCACAAGGACGTAAACCCACTGAAAAAAGTCATGATTGTCGCGGGTGAATCCTCAGGAGATTTGCACGGTGGAAATCTGATTCAGGCCGCCAAAGAGCAGGGTTTTGGTCTAAGTTTTTACGGGGTTGGCGGTCGCAGAATGCGTGAGGCGGGGTGTCGCATCCTTTTCCCCGCGGAAGATCTGGCGGTGATGGGGCTGGTTGAGGTTGTTGGGCATCTGCCAACGATTCGTAATCGTTTTAAGCGTCTGGAGGCCCAGTTACGCGGGGCTGAAAAACCTGATCTCCTGCTGTTGATCGATTATCCAGGCTTTAATCTGCGACTGGCGAAGGTCGCGCGCGAAGTCGGGGTACCGGTACTCTATTACATCGCGCCCAAGGTGTGGGCCTGGAAAAAGGGTCGCATTAAAACCATCGGTGAACGTGTTAACCAGCTCGCTCTTATCTTCCCCTTTGAACCGCCGCTTTACGCCAATCAACCCCTTAATGCAACCTATGTCGGGAATCCGCTTCTCGATGAATTTGACCGGGCGCAGCCAATTACTGATCTGCGACAGCGGTTGAATGTGTCTCCCAGCGTTCCGTTGATTGGCCTTTTCCCGGGGAGCCGGAAGAGCGAGCTTAAATTTTGTTTTGCAACTCTGATCGAGACGGCGCATCAAATTCTGCAGCAGAAACCTGAGGCCCGTTTTGTGCTGCCGGTTGCACCATCCCTCGATCTGAATGAAATCAAAAAACTGCTGGCGGGAACTGATTTACCTATTGAGTTGAGTCAGGAATCGATTTACGCCATTGCTTCGGCGTGCAACGCGGTCCTTTGTGTTTCGGGAACAGTCACATTGCAAACGGCCTTATGTCGGACACCGATGGTGGTGATTTACAAGGCCGCGTTCATAAGCTACCTTGTTGGCAGTCTGCTGGTGAAGATCCCCTACTTCAGCCTGGTCAATATTGTCGCCGAGCGGGGAGTGGTTCGCGAATTTCTTCAATATCAAGCGAATGCCGAGAATTTGACGGCTGAACTTCTGCGTTTGCTCGATGATCAGGAATACCGAGAGCAGATCATTCAAGGGCTCGAGATGGTGTGTTACAAGTTGGGGCAACCCGGGACCTCTAAGCGGGTTGCGCGGATGGCTGCCGATATCTGTTTCAGGAAAGAATAA
- the msbA gene encoding lipid A export permease/ATP-binding protein MsbA → MKYRKDQIFKRLLSFAAPYKGRIILSMIASAGVAASDGVIAKLVEPFIDRIVIAQDYQLAKMVPMFAVGLAVFKGASRYVQEYFISTAGQMAIQDIRNALFGQSMDLSMRYYTGNASGSLMSKILNDVNLMQSVLSNVVVSGIRETLTLVGLAGVAFYTDWRMALMSFVVIPAAAVPASIIGHKIKKFSRHGQGAMGDLTTALEQAFSGIKVVKAFATEDREKKKFFGQNRAYYRFIRKTIKYGALSSPVMEILTATGIAAVLWYGLSRVLAGEMTQGQLFSVLAAILLMYTPLKRLTKVNNTVQQAMGGAERVFEVLDEKIEIVEAPNALTLKSCRGEVCFDNVSFSYDAEPVVQHLDLSVSPGEVVALVGPSGAGKSTIAGLISRFYDPTEGRILIDGEDIKMLSIRSLHENLALVDQETFLFNATISENISYGSDDATEDEILAAAQKAFADEFICLMPEGYQTLIGDRGVRLSGGQRQRLCIARAILRNAPILLLDEATSALDTESEAMVQRALSNLMRERTTFVIAHRLSTIKHADRILVLEQGVLKESGSHQQLMELDGLYRRLHDMQFNDAAPLCV, encoded by the coding sequence GTGAAATACAGGAAAGATCAGATTTTCAAAAGACTTCTCAGCTTCGCGGCACCCTATAAGGGGCGGATTATCCTGTCAATGATCGCGTCAGCAGGGGTCGCTGCCTCTGACGGGGTAATTGCCAAGCTGGTCGAACCATTTATCGATCGGATCGTCATTGCCCAGGATTACCAACTCGCCAAAATGGTGCCGATGTTCGCCGTCGGACTGGCGGTGTTCAAAGGGGCCTCTCGCTACGTTCAGGAATACTTTATCAGTACCGCTGGACAGATGGCGATTCAGGATATCCGAAATGCCCTCTTTGGCCAGAGCATGGACCTGTCAATGCGTTATTACACTGGGAACGCTTCTGGTTCATTGATGTCGAAAATACTTAATGATGTCAACTTGATGCAATCTGTCCTCTCTAATGTCGTGGTTTCGGGCATCCGTGAAACTCTGACCCTCGTCGGCTTGGCTGGCGTTGCGTTTTACACCGATTGGCGCATGGCGCTCATGTCCTTTGTGGTGATCCCGGCGGCGGCAGTTCCCGCTTCAATCATCGGGCATAAGATCAAGAAATTTTCCCGGCACGGACAGGGGGCAATGGGGGATCTAACCACGGCACTCGAACAGGCTTTTTCCGGGATCAAGGTTGTTAAGGCTTTTGCGACGGAAGATCGGGAAAAGAAGAAGTTTTTCGGGCAAAACCGGGCTTATTACCGTTTTATCCGTAAGACCATCAAGTATGGTGCCCTCTCTTCACCGGTAATGGAAATTTTAACCGCTACCGGAATCGCGGCGGTGCTCTGGTACGGTTTAAGCCGCGTTCTGGCCGGGGAGATGACCCAGGGACAGCTCTTTTCGGTTCTAGCAGCTATTCTGCTGATGTATACCCCCTTGAAACGCCTGACCAAGGTGAATAATACCGTTCAGCAGGCCATGGGAGGTGCAGAGCGGGTGTTTGAAGTTCTTGATGAAAAAATCGAGATAGTTGAAGCCCCTAATGCGCTGACCTTGAAAAGCTGTCGTGGTGAAGTTTGCTTCGATAATGTCAGCTTCTCCTATGATGCTGAGCCGGTAGTCCAGCATCTGGATCTGAGCGTCTCACCAGGTGAAGTCGTTGCGCTGGTTGGGCCGAGTGGCGCTGGAAAGAGTACTATTGCGGGGCTGATTAGTCGTTTTTATGACCCTACAGAAGGACGGATTTTGATTGATGGCGAGGATATCAAGATGCTCAGCATCCGTTCTCTGCATGAAAATCTGGCACTGGTCGATCAGGAGACTTTTCTGTTTAACGCTACAATCAGTGAGAACATCAGTTACGGCTCGGATGATGCGACAGAAGATGAGATTCTGGCTGCAGCTCAAAAAGCCTTCGCCGACGAGTTTATCTGTCTGATGCCCGAGGGTTATCAGACGCTTATTGGCGACCGCGGGGTACGTCTCTCCGGTGGGCAACGGCAGCGCCTGTGCATTGCCCGTGCAATTCTGCGAAATGCCCCGATCCTGTTGCTTGATGAGGCTACCAGCGCCCTCGATACAGAGAGCGAAGCTATGGTTCAACGGGCGCTTTCTAATTTGATGCGTGAGCGTACCACCTTTGTGATTGCTCATCGGTTATCGACCATCAAGCATGCCGATCGGATTCTGGTGCTGGAGCAGGGCGTCCTTAAGGAGAGCGGCTCACATCAGCAACTGATGGAGTTGGACGGTCTTTATCGACGCCTCCACGATATGCAGTTCAATGATGCGGCTCCTTTATGCGTCTAG
- a CDS encoding lysophospholipid acyltransferase family protein, whose amino-acid sequence MRLGDRLLVWFAPPLAVVIIRLLHLTLRCQVLGQERLTQQWEKGQNVILSFWHDQLLMMALGYPGKKSRILISASKDGELIARVMRFFGQDAVRGSSNRGGREAFKHLLKIASEPTDLVITPDGPKGPRHQIKDGVVQLARLTGRPVIPMSFVASRGHRFASWDRFLLPYPLARGVYSFGEPVFYVRGETTEVFRGRIEQAMKVNQRTAEEGLEAKGETAV is encoded by the coding sequence ATGCGTCTAGGTGACCGACTCCTGGTCTGGTTTGCGCCGCCACTTGCGGTGGTGATTATTCGCCTGCTGCATCTCACACTACGTTGCCAGGTGCTCGGGCAGGAGCGTTTGACTCAGCAATGGGAAAAGGGGCAGAACGTGATTCTCTCCTTCTGGCATGATCAGTTACTGATGATGGCCCTCGGGTATCCGGGGAAAAAATCCAGAATTTTGATCAGTGCTTCCAAAGACGGTGAACTGATCGCACGAGTCATGCGTTTTTTCGGGCAGGATGCCGTGCGTGGATCCTCGAACCGGGGCGGTCGCGAAGCGTTTAAGCACCTGCTTAAGATCGCCAGCGAGCCCACCGACCTGGTCATCACTCCGGATGGACCCAAAGGGCCGCGCCACCAGATCAAGGATGGCGTGGTGCAACTGGCACGCTTGACCGGTCGACCAGTGATTCCGATGTCTTTTGTCGCAAGCAGGGGACATCGCTTTGCTTCCTGGGATCGCTTTCTGCTCCCCTATCCTCTGGCGCGGGGTGTTTACTCCTTTGGTGAGCCGGTTTTCTATGTGCGTGGCGAGACGACAGAGGTTTTTCGGGGACGCATCGAACAGGCGATGAAAGTGAACCAGCGTACGGCGGAAGAAGGCCTGGAGGCTAAAGGTGAGACTGCTGTATGA